In a genomic window of Helianthus annuus cultivar XRQ/B chromosome 10, HanXRQr2.0-SUNRISE, whole genome shotgun sequence:
- the LOC110886622 gene encoding putative protein TPRXL: MAVSTRRTNGPVLRSHSPSGRFHNSPATTSFASTTSAFSSRSTFFQNRSSSPTPVSLYGYGSPSASTVRFSFDNRSISPSRSISSLPRSHNQAVKKQDAPKKTCMCSPTSHPGSFRCSLHKNTNNNVQSHNNTTTYPSNRLNARRSAMTNSLVRIGTVEGGDLVKRALAALIRPSSHQQRRRMTFQARPSRLSVMSTAEDV, translated from the coding sequence atggcggTTTCAACACGCAGAACAAACGGACCGGTGCTCCGATCACACTCGCCGTCTGGAAGGTTTCATAACTCTCCGGCAACGACGTCGTTCGCCTCCACAACCTCTGCGTTCTCGTCCAGGTCTACTTTTTTTCAAAACAGATCGTCTTCTCCAACTCCGGTGAGTCTGTACGGTTACGGTTCACCATCGGCGTCAACCGTACGGTTTTCGTTCGATAACCGTTCGATTTCTCCGAGCAGATCTATATCTTCGTTACCGAGGAGTCATAATCAAGCGGTGAAGAAACAGGATGCTCCGAAGAAGACGTGTATGTGTTCACCTACATCGCATCCAGGATCATTCAGGTGCAGTTTGCATAAAAACACAAACAACAATGTTCAAAGCCACAATAATACGACGACGTATCCTTCGAACCGGCTTAACGCTCGGAGGTCGGCGATGACGAACTCGCTCGTGCGAATCGGAACGGTTGAAGGTGGAGATCTGGTGAAACGAGCGCTCGCGGCGTTGATTCGGCCGTCGTCGCATCAGCAACGACGGAGAATGACGTTTCAGGCTAGGCCTAGTCGGTTATCCGTCATGTCAACGGCGGAGGATGTTTAg